Proteins encoded by one window of Engraulis encrasicolus isolate BLACKSEA-1 chromosome 21, IST_EnEncr_1.0, whole genome shotgun sequence:
- the zcchc4 gene encoding rRNA N6-adenosine-methyltransferase ZCCHC4 has product MYEDGCGIDVVLQQESDKTAPSCLHGPTLLFEKINKAEEKKRRFYACSACRDRKDCNFFQWEDEKVSEARLKAREEEYNSRKPPFTHTEYTQRFREFVSLPLDQRRFCVDCQMLLLPRDLDEHSKHESLSDDITVARLRRPSLLLCPLENKKSNAQYLFADRSCHFLLDTLMKLGFRKMLCIGTPRLHELIKLRNAEGKSEVVRSLLMDIDFRYSQFYGQDELCHYNMFNHHFFGGNEPSEVFCDFLREEDGNKVVMVTDPPFGGLVKPLAQSFRQISDTWRTLQGTGDNQSELPMVWIFPYFFEPRILECFPSFTMLDFQVDYDNHALYKHGKTGRKQSPVRLFTNLCPRDIVLPEEEGYRFCAICERYVSADNKHCSKCNTCPSKDGRKWKHCADCRKCVKPTWQHCSSCGRCALPDHACGQGPTGCFNCGSLQHKHRACPGKGKAKWKGPGRGPSGPAHTANRGAAKKGKKKKKAHKKQQLV; this is encoded by the exons GCCCAACGCTGCTGTTCGAAAAGATCAACAAggcagaggagaaaaagagacggTTTTATGCGTGTTCTGCTTGTCGCGACAGAAAAGACTGCAACTTTTTCCAGTGGGAGGATGAGAAG GTGTCAGAGGCCAGACTGAAGGCCAGAGAAGAGGAGTACAACTCCAGGAAGcccccatttacacacacagagtacactcaAAG ATTCCGAGAGTTTGTCTCACTCCCCTTGGATCAGCGACGGTTCTGTGTGGACTGCCAAATGTTGCTGCTCCCGAGAGATTTGGATGAGCACAGCAAGCACGAGTCGCTCTCTGATGACATCACGGTGGCGCGTCTGAGGAGGCCCAGTCTGTTGCTGTGTCCTCTGGAGAACAAGAAGAGCAATGCACAGTACCTGTTTGCAGACCGCAGCTGTCATTTCCTCCTGGACACGCTGATGAAGCTGGGCTTCCGGAAGATGCTGTGCATTGGAACACCAAG GCTTCATGAGCTGATCAAACTAAGGAATGCGGAAGGCAAGTCTGAAGTCGTGAGGAGCCTGCTGATGGACATTGACTTCAG GTACTCCCAGTTTTATGGCCAGGATGAGTTATGCCACTACAATATGTTCAACCATCACTTCTTTGGTGGAAAT GAGCCCTCAGAGGTCTTTTGTGATTTCCTGCGTGAGGAAGATGGAAATAAGGTCGTCATGGTGACTGACCCTCCATTTGGCGGGCTGGTGAAGCCTCTGGCTCAAAGCTTCAGACAGATCTCAGACACCTGGAGGACGCTTCAAGGCACAG GTGATAACCAATCAGAGCTGCCCATGGTGTGGATCTTCCCATACTTCTTCGAGCCACGCATCCTAGAGTGTTTCCCCTCGTTCACTATGCTGGACTTCCAG GTCGACTATGACAACCATGCCCTGTATAAACACGGAAAGACGGGTCGAAAGCAGTCCCCCGTGCGACTCTTCACGAACCTTTGTCCCCGGGACATCGTCCTGCCTGAGGAAGAGGGCTACAG ATTCTGTGCCATCTGTGAAAGATATGTCTCGGCAGACAACAAGCACTGTTCAAAATGCAACACTTGCCCTTCAAAG GACGGAAGAAAGTGGAAACATTGTGCTGACTGTCGGAAATGTGTGAAGCCGA cctggcaGCACTGCAGCTCCTGTGGCCGCTGTGCTCTGCCGGATCATGCGTGTGGGCAGGGCCCGACAGGCTGCTTCAACTGTGGCAGcctgcaacacaaacacagagcctGCCCAGGCAAGGg CAAAGCCAAGTGGAAAGGGCCAGGTCGAGGCCCTAGTGGACCAGCACACACAGCCAACAGAGGAGCAGCTaagaaggggaagaagaagaagaaagcacaCAAGAAGCAACAACTTGTATGA
- the si:dkey-219e21.4 gene encoding tripartite motif-containing protein 14: MANRDADTALSAALEGTLQPGCFTLAPQDLSGPPVVQPYPRSPKLLRKREPTAAPLTQEQLSRYLEELKAEEARTEAHLQSLKKRRANIVKSVEVMKQQVKERFDVMRAALQRDEQAVKDSLELDRRETSTKLNQVIKDWQQHLSAVQKNINTAQSAMAAKGNATPSTDLLEEVSCHKKSDTAEESIRLNQERFQDLLRRLQQISTDLQAQLQRKTFLLDVSNVVIDNVTSHPQIAITREGQSICISPEPIGAQSQSHPLQFDQVYCALATSPITSGQHYWEVDVRCCPAWAVGVTYCTLQRKGRDKGAKLGRNRMSWCVELRDGRLTAWHNDRHVVPTGIRGGRERPGTVGVLVNYEKGHVAFYDADGMELLQEFSAKLTPVFDRVHHQFVEPLYPALRFLRPQEGQQGLGPSHMEIPDLMA; the protein is encoded by the exons ATGGCAAACAGAGACGCAGACACAGCGCTCTCTGCTGCACTGGAGGGGACACTGCAGCCTGGCTGCTTCACGCTGGCTCCCCAGGACCTCTCTGGGCCTCCTGTTGTCCAACCCTACCCACGATCACCAAAGCTGCTCCGCAAGAGAGAGCCCACAGCAGCTCCTCTCACACAG GAGCAGCTGTCTAGATACCTAGAGGAACTGAAGGCAGAAGAGGCCAGGACAGAGGCTCACCTTCAGTCCTTGAAGAAACGCAGAGCCAACATAGTC AAAAGCGTGGAGGTGATGAAACAGCAGGTGAAGGAGCGTTTTGACGTGATGCGCGCTGCCCTGCAGAGGGACGAGCAGGCAGTGAAAGACTCCCTGGAGCTGGACCGGCGGGAGACCAGCACCAAGCTCAATCAGGTCATCAAGGACTGGCAGCAGCACCTGAGTGCTGTCCAGAAGAACATCAACACCGCTCAGAGCGCTATGGCAGCAAAAGGCAATGCAACCCCTTCTACG gATTTGCTAGAAGAAGTGAG TTGCCATAAGAAGTCAGACACTGCTGAGGAGAGTATCAGGCTGAACCAGGAGAGGTTCCAGGACCTACTCCGGAGACTCCAACAGATCTCCACAGACCTGCAAGCTCAGCTACAGAGGAAGACCTTCTTACTTG ATGTATCAAATGTGGTGATTGACAACGTCACCAGCCATCCACAGATCGCCATTACAAGAGAAGGACAGAGCATATGCATCTCCCCTGAGCCCATTGGCGCTCAAAGTCAGTCGCACCCCCTGCAGTTTGACCAGGTGTACTGCGCCCTGGCCACCTCACCCATCACCTCTGGGCAGCACTACTGGGAGGTGGACGTGCGCTGCTGCCCCGCCTGGGCAGTGGGCGTGACCTACTGCACCTTGCAGAGGAAGGGGCGGGACAAAGGTGCAAAGCTGGGACGCAACAGGATGTCCTGGTGCGTAGAGCTCCGCGATGGGCGTCTAACGGCGTGGCACAACGACCGCCACGTGGTGCCGACGGGTATCCGCGGTGGGCGCGAGCGTCCAGGGACGGTGGGTGTGCTCGTGAACTACGAGAAGGGCCACGTGGCGTTTTACGATGCCGACGGGATGGAGCTCCTGCAGGAGTTTTCGGCTAAGCTGACGCCCGTGTTTGACCGGGTGCACCACCAGTTCGTGGAGCCCCTCTACCCAGCCCTGCGCTTCCTCAGGCCCCAGGAGGGGCAGCAAGGTCTGGGGCCCAGTCACATGGAGATACCAGACCTCATGGCCTGA